A window from Bufo bufo chromosome 1, aBufBuf1.1, whole genome shotgun sequence encodes these proteins:
- the LOC120986084 gene encoding hexokinase-2, with the protein MIASHLLAYFFTELNHDQVQKVDKYLYHMRLSDETLLDVSNRFNKEMKKGLGAETNPTACVKMLPTFVRSTPDGTENGDFLALDLGGTNFRVLRVKVSDNGMKKVEMENQIYAIPEDLMRGSGAQLFDHIAECLANFLDELHIKDKTLPLGFTFSFPCHQSKLDESILVNWTKGFKASGVEGRDVVTLLRKAIKKRGDFDIDIVAVVNDTVGTMMTCGYDDHNCEIGLIVGTGTNACYMEDMRHIDLVEGDEGRMCVNMEWGAFGDDGSLDDIRTEFDREIDMGSLNPGKQMFEKMISGMYMGELVRLILVKMAKEDLLFEGRITADLLTTGHFETRYVSEIEKDKEGIKTAHQILSKLGLEPSHEDCVATHRICQIVSSRSASLCAATLAGVLRRIRENKGVERLRSTVGVDGSVYKNHPHFARLLQKTVRRLVPDCDVRFIRSEDGSGKGAAMVTAVAYRLADQRHEREKTLEDLHLSTKQLLEIKRIMKVEMGRGLQKSSHDEATVKMLPTYVRSTPDGTERGDFLALDLGGTNFRVLLVRVRNGMRRGVEMHNKIYTIPQDIMQGTGEELFDHIVHCIADFLEYMGMKGISLPLGFTFSFPCHQNSLDEGILLKWTKGFKASGCEGEDVVNLLKEAIHRREEFDLDVVAVVNDTVGTMMTCGYEDPHCEMGLIVGTGSNACYMEEMRNVELVEGEEGRMCINMEWGAFGDNDCLEDFRTEFDRAVDELSLNPGKQRFEKMISGMYLGEIVRNILIDFTKRGLLFRGKISERLKTRGIFETKFLSQIESDRLALLQVRSILQHLGLDSTCDDSIIVKGVCTVVARRAAQLCGAGVAAVVDKIRENRGLDSLKVTVGVDGTLYKLHPHFSSIMHETVKELSPKCQVTFLQSEDGSGKGAALITAVACRIREAGQR; encoded by the exons AAAATGGAGATTTCCTGGCTCTGGACTTGGGAGGAACCAATTTTCGAGTCCTTAGGGTGAAAGTTTCTGATAATGGAATGAAAAAGGTGGAGATGGAGAACCAGATTTATGCCATCCCGGAAGATCTGATGAGGGGCAGTGGAGCTCAG TTGTTTGACCACATTGCTGAATGTCTGGCCAACTTCTTGGACGAGCTGCACATCAAAGACAAGACGTTGCCCTTAGGCTTCACTTTCTCCTTCCCCTGCCACCAGAGTAAACtggatgag AGCATCTTGGTGAACTGGACTAAAGGATTCAAGGCCTCTGGTGTGGAAGGAAGAGACGTGGTCACTCTGCTGAGAAAAGCAATTAAGAAACGTGGG gattttgatattgacatTGTTGCAGTAGTCAATGACACAGTGGGCACCATGATGACCTGTGGGTATGACGACCACAACTGTGAGATTGGGCTTATCGTTG GTACTGGGACCAATGCCTGCTACATGGAAGACATGCGTCACATAGACCTTGTGGAAGGGGACGAGGGGCGCATGTGCGTGAATATGGAGTGGGGAGCTTTTGGGGATGATGGCTCATTAGATGACATCAGAACTGAGTTTGACCGAGAAATTGACATGGGATCTTTAAACCCAGGAAAACAAAT GTTTGAAAAGATGATCAGCGGGATGTACATGGGGGAGCTAGTCCGGCTCATCCTAGTCAAGATGGCCAAGGAGGATCTGCTATTTGAAGGGAGGATCACAGCTGATCTTTTGACCACCGGACATTTTGAAACCCGCTATGTCTCAGAGATTGAAAA AGATAAAGAAGGGATCAAAACAGCACATCAGATCCTGAGCAAGCTGGGCTTGGAGCCCTCACATGAGGATTGTGTGGCCACACACCGCATCTGTCAGATAGTCTCCAGTCGGTCTGCCAGCCTGTGTGCTGCCACGCTTGCCGGTGTtcttagacgtatcagagagaacaAAGGGGTGGAACGACTGAGGTCAACGGTTGGAGTAGACGGGTCTGTCTACAAGAACCACCCACA CTTTGCACGGCTCCTCCAGAAGACTGTCCGGAGACTTGTGCCTGATTGTGACGTCCGCTTCATCCGATCAGAGGATGGCAGTGGTAAAGGAGCTGCCATGGTGACAGCTGTAGCCTACAGGTTGGCTGACCAACGTCATGAACGAGAGAAGACACTTGAAGACCTACACCTTAGCACCAAACAGCTTCTAGAGATTAAGAGGATCATGAAAGTTGAGATGGGTCGAGGCCTGCAGAAATCAAGCCATGATGAAGCCACAGTCAAGATGCTGCCGACATATGTAAGGTCCACCCCTGATGGCACAG AGAGAGGCGACTTCCTGGCATTGGATCTCGGGGGCACAAATTTCCGCGTTCTTCTGGTGCGTGTGCGGAATGGTATGAGACGTGGGGTGGAAATGCACAATAAGATCTACACCATCCCCCAGGATATCATGCAAGGCACCGGAGAGGAG CTATTTGACCACATTGTCCACTGCATTGCTGATTTCCTGGAATACATGGGTATGAAGGGAATATCTCTGCCCCTCGGGTTCACCTTCTCTTTCCCGTGCCATCAGAACAGTCTGGATGAG GGTATTCTCCTGAAGTGGACCAAAGGTTTCAAAGCATCTGGTTGTGAAGGAGAGGATGTTGTGAATCTCTTGAAGGAAGCTATCCACAGGCGGGAG GAGTTTGACCTGGATGTGGTAGCTGTTGTGAACGATACCGTGGGAACCATGATGACTTGTGGCTATGAAGATCCTCATTGTGAAATGGGACTGATTGTCG GTACTGGCAGCAACGCATGTTACATGGAGGAGATGAGAAACGTGGAGCTGGTAGAAGGAGAAGAAGGCAGAATGTGCATTAACATGGAGTGGGGAGCGTTTGGTGATAATGACTGTCTGGAAGATTTCCGAACAGAGTTTGATAGAGCAGTGGATGAACTGTCGCTGAATCCTGGCAAGCAGAG GTTTGAGAAGATGATCAGTGGCATGTATCTGGGGGAGATTGTCAGGAATATATTGATAGATTTTACTAAACGGGGGCTCCTGTTCCGTGGAAAGATATCCGAGAGGCTGAAGACCAgaggcatttttgaaaccaaattcTTGTCTCAGATAGAGAG TGATCGCTTGGCATTGCTTCAGGTTCGGTCTATCCTCCAGCATCTTGGCTTGGACAGCACATGCGATGACAGTATCATTGTGAAGGGAGTGTGCACTGTGGTGGCACGGAGAGCTGCTCAGCTTTGTGGAGCTGGAGTGGCTGCAGTGGTTGACAAGATCAGAGAAAACCGAGGGTTGGATTCCCTAAAAGTCACTGTTGGCGTGGATGGGACCCTTTACAAACTTCACCCACA tTTCTCTTCCATCATGCACGAAACCGTGAAAGAGCTTTCTCCAAAGTGTCAGGTGACCTTTCTCCAGTCTGAAGATGGCAGTGGAAAGGGAGCGGCCCTCATCACCGCTGTGGCATGCAGGATCCGGGAAGCAGGACAGCGTTAA